ACAAATAAAACTAGATCATCTTGAAGAGCAACTGACAAAGGCTCTTAACGATATAGAAAAAATAAAAGATAAGGTAAGAAAAAATGGAAATAGTCATTAGCTTGATGTTATATCTTGGAAATCCTCCAGAATTAAAAGAACACTTACTTATGCCAGACTTTAAAACTTGTTTGGCTAAAAAAAGATATGCAACCAGGAACTCTAATGCTGACTATAAATGCAGCAAGGTTAATGCTGTTGTTAAAGATGGCAAAATTATCAGCATCTCAAGTTTAGATTAAATCAATTAAATATGCGAAAAAGAAGTAAGCTAGTCATAGCTGTTAAGTGTGACTATTGTAAAACTGAAACTGAAAGTTTTGTTTGCGATGCTAATGGTTTAAGATTTTGCAGAATACAAACTCCAGGATTTCCTCCAGATAAAGACTGCATGGAAAAGAACTCCTTAAATTTGAATCTAAAATAAGGCTTTATTTACTATAGGAATATAGTAGTTATTCTGATAATAATTTAATTAACAACATGGAATTGAAAATCGGAAGTACCAGTTGGAAATTAGGTTTAGTACCATACCAGTACCAAATGGTCATGGCGGGGTAGCTCAGTCGGTTAGAGCGCAGGACTCATAAGCCTGAGGTCAGTGGTTCGATTCCACTTCCCGCTACCATTTATAATGCCCTGGAAAAGCCATTAAGTTTTTAATCTTATAACTTTTTTTAACTAAATGATCTTAACCTGCAATTTTTAATGATCTAGTAACATTGATTTTTTTAGTCTAAATATTATAAGTGAGTATGATTATATGGCTAGCATCTTACCCTAAAAGTGGAAATACATGGGTAAGATCTATAATAGCCGCTTTAATGCATACTGATGATGGTGTATTTAAATTTGAATTATTGAATCAAATTAAACAATTTCCAAGTAAAAAGTATTTTAAAGATTTCACAAATGATTTTGAAAATATTCATGAAATTAAAAAATATTGGGAATCTGCACAAGATTTTATAAATTTAGACAATAAAGTAAAATTTTTTAAAACACATCATATTAACTGTAAAATTGGTCAGTACAGCTTTACTAGTAAAAAAAATACACTGGCAACAATATATATTATTCGAGATCCCAGAAATTTAGTAAACTCAATTTCAAATCGCTTTAGTAAATCTGTAGAAGATTCAAAAAAATTTTTATTTACACCAAAGATTATTACGAAATTTGAAAAAGAGGATGATTTAGAAAATAAAAGTTTAATAACTCTTTTAGGTACTTGGAATGAGCATTATAAGTTTTGGAAAAATAATAATGAAAATTTTCTATTAATAAAATATGAAGATTTAATTAATAATACAAATTCTGAATTAGATAAAATTATTGCATTTATTAAAAGATTTACTCCTATCCAAACAGATGAGATTAAAAATAAAAACATAATTAAAACCACTAGTTTTAATTATCTTCAAAACTTAGCTTCATATAGATTTTTGAATTCTATCTCCTTTTAAAATTTTAATGCCCCGGAAAATCTATTAAGTTTTCAACCCTATAACCTTTTTTAACTAAATTATCAGATCCTCCTAGGTCAAAAAGATTAATTGCAAAGACAAATGCAGCAATTTTAGCATTC
The nucleotide sequence above comes from Candidatus Pelagibacter giovannonii. Encoded proteins:
- a CDS encoding sulfotransferase domain-containing protein, whose amino-acid sequence is MIIWLASYPKSGNTWVRSIIAALMHTDDGVFKFELLNQIKQFPSKKYFKDFTNDFENIHEIKKYWESAQDFINLDNKVKFFKTHHINCKIGQYSFTSKKNTLATIYIIRDPRNLVNSISNRFSKSVEDSKKFLFTPKIITKFEKEDDLENKSLITLLGTWNEHYKFWKNNNENFLLIKYEDLINNTNSELDKIIAFIKRFTPIQTDEIKNKNIIKTTSFNYLQNLASYRFLNSISF